Below is a genomic region from Vitis riparia cultivar Riparia Gloire de Montpellier isolate 1030 chromosome 5, EGFV_Vit.rip_1.0, whole genome shotgun sequence.
TACTGtacctgggtcttcctttggaaGTGAATCCAATTGCTTGCAGATTCTgagatccagtgattgagagaatttaTAGGAGATTAGACGAGTGGCAAAAGGCTTACTTATCTTTCGGtggtaggataactcttatctACTCATGCCTCTCCCACATTTCTAGCTACTTTCTATCCCTGTTTAAGATTCCCGCTTCAatggctgcaaaaattgagagattgcaaagggatttcttttggtcaggggttggggaaggtaaaagagatcatcttgttagttgggaCGTAATGTGTAAGCCGAGGGCAAAAGGGGGATTGgggtttgggaagatttctttaaggaatctcgctcttttagggaagtggttgtggaggtatcctAGGGAGAGTACAACTCTGTGGCATCCGGTCATTCTAagcatttatgggacacattcaaatggttgggatgccaacactttagtcagatagtcacatcgttgtccttggaagggtattgcacaagtctttcaggatttttcaaagtatactcggtttgtggtaggagatggggaaaaaattcgcttttgggaagatttatGGTAGGAAGACCAGCCTTTGAGATCACAATATCCAaaactatttagagtagtcacggataaaaatatctctatttcttcaattctcggttcTGCTCAccctttctcttggaactttaattttcgTCGTAATCTTTCCAATTGAgagatagaagatctagaaTGTCTCATGCGATCTCTTGATTGTATGCATTTATACATTTCGGCTTCAGATGCGAGatcctggtctttatcttcttcaggattGTTTACAGTCAAGTCTTTCTTTATAGCTTTGTCCCAAATACCTGATTTATCTCCTCttttccctactaagtttgtatggaattctcaagtcccttttaaagtcaagtcctttgtctggttagtggcacataagaaggtaaatactaatgacttgctacaattgagaagaccttacaaagctcttagtcttGACATTTGTAAGTTTTGCATGAAGTAAGGAGAATCAGcaaatcatcttttcctacattgttcttTGACAATGGGGTTGTGGCACGGATTATTTCAACTAgacaagatggattgggttcctcgaGAAGCATTTTAGAAATGATGTCCATCAATTATAAGGGTTTTGGCACTTCCAAGAGAGGGATAGTTCTATGGCAAAATGTgtgcattgctttaatttgggttgtgtggcgggaaagaaatgctaggatatttgaggacatagctaggaattcagagaatctatgggattccattcatttccttgcttgtctttgggctttttgttccgtGGTTTtgaagggcattccccttaacgtgttacaactagattggctagcagtgtgtagTTCCAACGGGATGGTCTAGCCAAGAGAGCTTGTTTGTAGTTTTCATAGTGTagtttcttgttcttttattgtgttgtttagttttatctttggagggaggattcctcatccttcttttgtacttctttttctatcaatatatataattgttgtttcctatcaaaaaaaaaaaaaaaaaacataggcGACAACCATGAAACCCTTAAGGCTTCAGGAAAGTTTGTAGGAGGTTCTAAGTTCAAGCCCCAATAGGGAGaaaaatttacctattaaaagaaaaaaggcaaccACATGATATACTGTGTATTGTGCAAGTGAGCCTATAAAGGCTTGCAATGCAAGTTGATGAAAAATATGGGGTTAAAGTGTGGTTATGATTCTTAATTAGTCCGTTTCCCTTATGGCTTGTGGTGTTTGAATAGACGTTTCCTAGAGCAGGTCATCGAAACAGGAAAGTGTGGTGACAGTAGAGCATCAAATGAAATTTGCATGGTGTGTGTAAGCTAATATGTATTTGCATTTTTTACccatcaaaaagaaaatgtatttgCATTAAAAATTCTAAGCTGAAAATTTTGCCCTCAGGGTGTTGTAAAATATTTCTCATCCTTCCCATCTACATTTCATTTAGATGGGATGGTTTGTATGTGCTGAGTTCCCACACCCTCTTAGGTCTCCTGTGCAATGGTTGCAGCAATTGTATAACCAACGATCTGATTGGAAAACGCTAGGGACTTTCCATTTTACCCATTGGCATTACACAGTACATCCATGCATGCAATAGCTTTAGATTAACTTGCTCTTAATTGCTCAATAAGTAGTTGAGAGACACCATGCCTGGTCCTCAAGTAAGAAACACTGATGTGTTTTTGAACATCCTGCTTCTTGTCAGCTCATTTCTCTTGTATTTCCTTTAGCTTGTGTTTCTTGTTGCATTTTTAGGTCAATACATTTAAGTTTAGCATCTCTATCAGCCAAGAGATCATACTAAAATTATCCTTCAATGCTTTGTGCAGTATTTTCTCTATCAGATCCTCCGTGGGCTGAAATATATACATTCGGCAAATGTTCTTCACAGGGACTTAAAGCCTAGCAATCTCCTCCTGAATGCCAATtgtgatttgaaaatatgtgattTTGGGCTAGCTCGTGTCACCTCTGAAACTGATTTCATGACAGAATATGTTGTTACGAGATGGTACCGAGCTCCAGAGCTGTTGTTGAACTCTTCAGATTACACTGTGGCCATTGATGTATGGTCAGTAGGTTGCATTTTCATGGAATTGATGGATCGGAAGCCTTTATTTCCTGGCAGAGATCATGTGCATCAGCTACGTTTGCTTATGGAGGTGATTCTTTCTGCATTTTTTGTACTGTCATTTTCCTGATAAGTTACCATCAGATTCTTGGGGTTTTGTGCCTAGTTGAATTGCATGATCATTCCATATTTTATGTAATTCCTTGAATAAAGAGGCatggtaatttttattttattttatttttttaatttcaattttccacCATGGGGATCTAGGGTTTTCTCCTTCgtccctacaaaataaaaatatgtataaaatttaGTTTCACTGGAAACCACAAAGTACCCTGCTATCTGAAGTTCTGCTTGTGTacaatttctcattttctatgCTAATTTTAGGATTCAGAAGAATATTGAGAACTAAGTTTTGTGCTCATGATCTTTATGCAAAAATAAGTTGTGGAACTGGCTAATTTAGAAAGTAGCAAATCGGAAACTGTGGCAGGTTTTGTTGCCTATATTTGGTGTATGCTAGAGTTTGGCTCTCTCAAGGAAGAGATTGGATAACCATGATCCACAATTAATATTTCTTGTTGTTTTGTTGCCTGGATGATTCTCAGTGGAGAAATCTGGGTTGTTGAACTTGAGGAGGAGTGAACAAATTTTGCCTCCTCTCTTAAACAACCAcccaaaagaaaattcaataagCATGTAGAATGCCTTCAGTTGCATTCTCTCATGCCACCCTACTctctttatctctttttttaaaaccatattcTCATGCCACCTTCAGGTCCATGCATTGTGCGAGCATGATTATCCATATTTCAGCTCATTATTCAATTTAACATCTTGCAGCTGATTGGCACCCCATCAGAGGCTGAGTTGGGGTTTTTGAATGAAAATGCAAAGAGATACATTCGGCAACTTCCTATTTACCGTCGGCAGACATTCACTGAAAAGTTCCCACTAGTTCACCCTGAAGCTATCGATCTTGTTGAAAAGATGTTGACATTTGATCCCAGGCAGAGGATTACAGGTGAGTCTCCTCATTCATATACACATCAACATCAATAATATGATGAATGGCATTGATCATGCTTCCGCTTATTTAATTGATGCACATGTGAGTAGCCCACACACAGGAGAATTTAATTAGCAAATGTCACCAAGGTAAACAATACGGCCATAGCAAACAGTGATATATTAGCATGTTACTgcctataaaatatataatgacTCGTTCCCCCGGAAAAAATAATCCACTGTCATCATTATCATTCAAACCGTTTCAAAGTTCTTCAGTGTCTCCCATTTCAAAAAACAATGTTTCCATTTCTAACCATTCAATTTATCTTGATATTCTTCACCCTGTTAATTCAACAGCACAACTTTACGCACATCTATTTACTTTTGATTCCTGAGCATTCATTTACCATTGGCTGGATCCCTAACTTCTTGGTATACAATTTCCATTCTGTGAGCAGTTGAAGAAGCCCTAGCACATCCCTATTTAACGTCTCTGCACGACATCAGTGATGAGCCTATATGCACGACTCCCTTCAGCTTCGATTTTGAGCAGCACGCACTGTCCGAAGAGCAGATGAAGGAGCTCATCTACCGAGAGGCACTCGCATTTAACCCTGAGTATCAGAACTATTGATTAATCCTGCTTCCTAA
It encodes:
- the LOC117914887 gene encoding mitogen-activated protein kinase homolog MMK1 — encoded protein: MDGEAPLPDADTVMSDAVPPPDPHHQQQHAPVPGMENIPATLSHGGRFIQYNIFGNIFEVTAKYKPPIMPIGKGAYGIVCSALNSETNEHVALKKIANAFDNKIDAKRTLREIKLLRHMDHENVVAIRDIIPPPQRTAFNDVYIAYELMDTDLHQIIRSNQALSEEHCQYFLYQILRGLKYIHSANVLHRDLKPSNLLLNANCDLKICDFGLARVTSETDFMTEYVVTRWYRAPELLLNSSDYTVAIDVWSVGCIFMELMDRKPLFPGRDHVHQLRLLMELIGTPSEAELGFLNENAKRYIRQLPIYRRQTFTEKFPLVHPEAIDLVEKMLTFDPRQRITVEEALAHPYLTSLHDISDEPICTTPFSFDFEQHALSEEQMKELIYREALAFNPEYQNY